The DNA segment catcatcatcatcgttaccatcatcaccatcatcatcatcgtcatcattaTCGAATCAAGAAACAAGAGTATCTACACAAAAGACAGAAACCTATCTCAACGGCGACGAATCACCGCACCAACTCGTCTACATCAAGAAAATGACGCCGTTTATCTTGAACCCGCGGCAACGTGATCAGCACCGTCGTCTTCGTTACAGCCACCACTACTACTACTACCGCCATAGCATTCGTCGCCGTGGTCTTCGTCACCGTGCC comes from the Brassica rapa cultivar Chiifu-401-42 chromosome A01, CAAS_Brap_v3.01, whole genome shotgun sequence genome and includes:
- the LOC103856231 gene encoding uncharacterized protein LOC103856231 — protein: MDVLMKHNLVKCFIISLILILVFPISPSSSSLPSSPSSSSSSLSNQETRVSTQKTETYLNGDESPHQLVYIKKMTPFILNPRQRDQHRRLRYSHHYYYYRHSIRRRGLRHRANYFKMMTKKNSNGFNRPVRPDTFSVMLPKGFVPPSGSSPCHNQNPNSASTLFCDLSKKP